The sequence TACTTAATCTATATTTGGGACTAAGTCAAAAGTAGTTGGATTTTCAGGGAGTGTAAGCAGTGCAGGTCCCTTTGAGACAGATAGCAAATATTGAGAATTTATAcctcataaaaataaattctaatgctaaaaaaaaaaaagaaaaaaaaaagaaaataaaagaaaaggagagagagatatGAATCTAGGAGTCTAATTTTATGCATGTTAGTTTTAAAAGACTAGGGCATATTCTTTTATCAGCATCTGCCCTGGACACCTCTGCTGATGTGTAGAATTAACAAAACACAGCAGTGTTCTGTTCTCAAGAGATGACTAGATGCAGATTTgtaaaaacaggtttaaaaacTTCCTATATCTCTTAGGACTAAGTACCACTTGAAAGTCAAGGATGTAATATTTTACATACTATTAAGTATTTTTCTTGGAACCTCTCCAAAGATTATTCTAAATCACTGACcagaataaaataagaaaacatatGATAGATTGAAATGGGGTAGAAAGGACAACCTTTTTGTCAGCATCTCATCTTTCAAGGTCCAGGAAAAGGCTCCTGTAgtaaaggtaaaaaataaaacaaaatgtcagAAAAGTAAGTGCAAAACCTTAAGCATACAAGGCTCCAAATTATACTGTCCCTCCAATAGGTGCTTTTATgaacctaaagaaaaaaattctttcccagCTAAACTGCTGAAAGCAACGTGAAAGTAACATGTTCTCATTTCACTAGAGCAAAATAAGGAAATCTGATCAATTGTTAAtcaattagtatttttttttatttccagtgagTCTTCAGCATtcatttacacatttttcttattCATATAGCCATTACAAAAATTCACTATTACCTGTTCTGACCTTATCTGGAAATACTGTTACCTTTCAATCAGGAATTGATTATTCAAGTAGCATTCCTAAATGTCAATTTACACCAATGTCATTCTTTACTGTCATTTTTATTCAAGAATGGATATAACTGTGTGTCCTTAAGAACCACACATCGCATAGATACTTCAGAAATTCTAACCACTAGAGATGGCTGGCAGGAGCTAATATTCACGTGGGTTTAGGAGAAGTATGGGTTCTAGTAACCCACCTTACCCTCAGAGAAGAGCCAGCATGCTACATACAAATCATGGCTTTTTATTCCAGGACCAAAGCATAGCACCTACTGAATTGCATGCACTTTTTTGGAGAGAGACCCGctcaaagatttttcttttaaatgacagGTTAGCTAAGAGGAGGAATATGAAATACCCCAAGAAGGCCCAGTTACAAGAAGGGAGTGAGCACTGCTCACCAAATCTGGCCCTTTAATGTGTAAACCTTGGCACACTAGTCAGAGTAACACATGGTAACACTTGCAAAAGAAAAGCTAGAGCCTGACTCTGGGAACTACTTGTTAGCAGCAGAGCCGGCTGAAGTGGCTGCCTCCCCATCCTCTTCCTGCCTCCTCTACATCTGCTGCAGCACCCCAGCACAAGAGACATTCATGCAGGGAGCCTGAAGTGAGCACCTGGTCTGCCTGAGAAACAATTAGGTTTTGGTAGATATTTTTTCAGCAAGAGCAGTTCCTGGATCCAGCATAACAAGAGGGGTAAGGgactgggggtgcaggagctggtcagCCCCCAAATAAGCAACCACAGTCCTCGTGTATGCCCACACCCACCACTGCTGAGCAGGCAAAGCTGCATAACCGTACCAGAGCTCACCTGAAACTGGTCTGCAGCCAGCATCTAAGCTGTCAAGATACAGCTGCATAGAGGAGATTAGCAGGGGTTGTAAAACCTGCTCAAGAAGTTGGGCAAATATTTTAGCAATTAACCCACACTGAGCCCCATATTACTGCAGCTATGCTGCTACCATTTCTTGGGACAGCTTGTTTAAAGCTAGCTCCAAGATGCCTAGATTACACAATAGCGACAGACCATTTAACTACAGGGATAAATCATACAGCAGCAGTGCCTAACATAGGTTATGTTGTCATGATTTACAACAGCTGAGGATGTGCCCCCAGATGTCCggacaaaatgaaattaagtatatgatttttttttttcctccaaacgTAAAGGCCTTGCAAACttgatcaaaaataaaaaaggaaacagagaaatgcaTGTATGACCTTAGACTTACACTGTGAAAGTGTTCACACTCCCCAGAGAGCACTTAGTTTCacattctttataaaaacaaaatccaaaataaTATGAACACCTTGCAAAAAGTTCCCACATATAAAAGACttcaggtaaaaataaaacatttaaagaataTCAGCATCTCTTTGGATTTGCAGAATGTTGTAAtgttaaggaagaaaatgttaaCAAGGAATACCAAGACAAGAGTCTTGCTGTTCTCCAGACTTCAGATCATCTCCAAATCAGGATCAGGGTTTGAAATTTTCTGCCATTATATTGGTAATAAAGGGGTCTTAAACTGAGCTTATTCATCAAATCCCTGAAAAACCATAATGGTACAAGAAGTCTGCATAGTAAAAATTATTGAAGCTTTTAAACATTGCAAAGACTCAGTCACAATCTAAAAAGAAtatcttttgtattttaaggTTAAGAAAACCTGACTATGAAGAAGTCTTGATAGTGACACTTATATGTAGGTTGTATCTAAGGTCTTACATCAAAAGATTATCTATTTAAAATGCAGTCTGGAAACACATCAAATGTATTATAGAaacactcattaaaaaaaaatccaaaacctcATAGATGCCATTAAACACCTGCAGTGATTTTGAGCAACTCCAGCCTTAATTTTGACCTTAGGAGAATGCAATGAAAAAGTGACTGTTCtccagaagcaaacaaaaaattgaaTTAGTCTATATATTGCTATAAGTATTCGTGACACTGTATTACATTGGCTTACTTTGTAGATGTTTATAGAGCCAGCCTATGTTGTTTGACTTTTGAGGGAAGACTAATAGGTGTGGTAATGGGGAGGGGGAATAGTAAGAGCACAAAAACCTTGCGGTTAAGCCAAAACAGGGGTCATGCCTAGGGCATTTTATCTGCCCTGCTTACACACCCCCGGGGAATTGCATCTCAACAGTTGATTCCCTGTTAATCAATTCACATTAGTGCCTGCCTTTTAGTTTTCACTTTGCTGAATTCCAGGAAAGAAGTTCTTAGACCAAATGCATGCTCTATCTCTGACCTAGTCAGAGCTGTCGCATTTCAAGAAGAACTCAGCAGATTTTATTTGCTCTACCAGCTGATAACAGACACCTTCATAAGTAAAGATTCATAGCCAGCAGACTCAACACAGAACAAGATCCAGTGGTCTGTTTACACAGGTCAGTAGTAATACAGGAAAGGACATttatggaactttttttttttcaatctgttttCTGAAGCTACAGAGACTCACATTACACATTCTTCTGCTTCCCTTTAGTATTCATTGACAGTAAATAAGAAACTATGTGCTTGATAAGGAGACTTGCAGCACCTGCTATCATTCCGTACTTTTGTCAGTGAGGGTGTGTGTTTTTGCACTGTTCTTGCCCCTTAAAGgctaaaatttaaaacaatttcctATTCACAAGTGAGAACCACTTTGGGGGTGGGAGATAGAGTTAAGAACCTAGAAACAGCAAATAGCTCATTCACAAAAGCAGATCTGACTTTACATCCAAATCCTTAAGACCCATTGGCCAAACTATTCCCTAGCATACATGCAAATCTTTATACAGAGGATCATCAAAAATAAACTTTATTATCAAACTTAAAATTCACACATTAAACATAAGATCTAGACACaaataatactgaaaacattCTCAGACAATAACCATTTTAGGTAATTTGGATAAGTAGCTAGTTACCAGTTTCAAATGCCTTTAAGAATATTTCTTAATACATATACCGTCATGAAATGTCTTCAAATGCTTAGCTGGCTAGCTTTCAGTAAGACTTTTAAATAGGGGAAAACTTATTTCTATAGAAATAACATTATCTAATTATGAATCAGAGACCCATAATTGTAgtgcttggggaaaaaatatcatAGCCTTTTGAAATATTTAGAAGACATAAATAACTATTGTACATTTataagtttaaatatttaaaggccTTCATTACTATAAAAAGTTACTATGTACATATTAGACACTATATAAAAATTCAGCCGGATGCAAGCACTGAACTCTCAGATTTGGCCGCTGAAACCTATGAACTTGGTAGGCAGATTGTCCACTGGGTACACTATGGGGCCCGTTTTCATTGTAGGAGGTCCATTCAGCAGCTGCCAGTCACAGCTCCTAGCCAGCtccactgtaaatatttttagaaggaCTTTTGCAAACTCTTTGCCCACGCAGCTCCTCAGGCCCCCACCAAAAGGAATGAAACTGAACCTAGAGGAATCCTCTGGAGATGGAGACATGAAGCGATCCGGGTTAAATTCATCCTTGTCGGTGAAGAGATCTGCCACATCGTGGGTATCACAGATACTGTAAATAACATTCCAACCTTTAGGGATCTGGTAACCCTatcaaaagaagagaaaggagacaTGAAGTGCCTTGTGTTAAATAAGCTAAGTGCGAGCGCAGGACACATTGGTGCACCCCATCTCCCCTCCTGGCTTCCTGCAGGTCACTAAGGCAGAGAGGCTACACCAACGCACTAGCACTTTGCAGGTGCTCCAAGGGTTTGAGTCAAAGCCCCACTTACATTTAGCTCAAGGGTCTTGAGTGCAATTCGAAATCCTCCAGGAACAGGCGGGCTCAGCCTGAGAGTCTCTTTGATGACACAGCCAGTGTACTTCAGCTGCTCCAAGACCTCCATGTCCAGCTGCTTCTCTTGGTTGGGACTGCACAGTAACCCCTAGAAAGGAAGACGCCGCTGTGACATGGAACAGGCAGCCAGGGCTCCTGGCACTGCAAAGCAGGTGCACCTCAGCGAGTGCTGTTTTCCTGTCACGTCCTAAAAGTAGGGCACCACCTGAGTTGAGGGGAGCCCTGTCTGGGACACCTCTCCTGAAGGTACCTTCCCAGTGCCCCCTCCCGTGAAATGGCTCTGGGTAAGACACACACCTTCACCTGCAGCTCTTTCCTCACTTTCTGCAGGACATCATGGTGGAGCCCTAGGAAGGCGATCAGTGATGTGGCAGCACTAGCAGTGGTTTCATGGCCCCCGAAGAGCAGCTCTGTGGCAGATTCCTTCAGCTCCTTACACAGAGGACAAAGAAGGGATAAAACAGGGCTTGGACACTGCATCTCTACCAGGCCCATTCTACCACCACGATGCTGTGCATCACTCCCAGACTGGAGTGGACACTCAGGGGCCAGGGTGGGATGGGTGGTGCTTATGCTCCTTGTGGACATGGCTCCCCATCCAACAGCCTGGTTGCAGCCTCTGCACCCCAGTGCACAACACAAGCTGGTTTATTTCATGGGGAGAGAGATAacctcctgctctctcctttTGGCCTCAAAAGATAAGTGAGCTGCTGACAGAGGAGCTGGGGGAAAGGGATGGATCTGATCCTGGGGAACCTCACCTGCATGTTGAGCTGCTCCCCGTTGCCCTGTGTGTGCTCCATCAGCAGCTGCAGCGCATCCTTGTAGCCACCCTCAGGCTCCTTGCAGGCCATCTTGGCGCGGATGTTCTCCTCGATCTTGGCATGGATAATGTTGCGTGCCCGCAAACCCTAgccaggcagcagggagagcaacGTGGGACTTAGGCCGTGGTGCCATCCCTTCCTCCCACCCATTCCCCACTGCCCTAGCATCAGGAGCACCCCCCCTCCTCCCGGCCCGCCAGGAGCCCTACCCGGTAGAGCCCGCTGAAGGGCACATCgatggggagggagaagaggttGCGGATCATCTCCTCGAAGGCCTCCACCAGCTGCTGCTCGCCGTCGGGGCTGGCCTGGCGGGGCTGGAAGCCCAACAGGATCCTCATGGCAATGCGAAACATGAGGCGCTTCACCTCGGGGTAGACCAGCAGGCAGGGCCCGGCGGTGCCCAGCCACTGCGCCAGGCAGGCGCTCACCTCCTCCTGGATGACGGGCACGTAGTGCTGCAGGGCGTCCCGGGAGAAGGCCCGCATGATCACCTGCCCGgggggacgaggaggaggaggaggaaggggacacAGGCTCAGCCGCAGCGCCCGGGGCGGCCgcacccgctccccgcccgccgtCGGGGCCGTACCTTTTTGCGGTGCTTGTGCTGCCCGTTGTGGAGGTTGGAGAGGCAGCCCGAGCCCAGGATGGTGCGCACCGAGGCGGGCCACTGCACGGAGACGAGCCGGTGCTCGCCCAGCAGGATGTGCCGCACGTTCTCAGCGCCCATCACCCGCACCGTGGGCCGCCCGAAGAGGTGAGTCTTGTAGATGAAGCCGTATTTTCTGCGCTTCATCTGCAGGAATTTCCGCCTCTggacagggaaggggggagaaataataaactaaattttaaaaaggaggagaggaaggggcagggagagCAGTTCTTTCCTACCTGGGCACGGGAGCCCGGCGAAGCTGTTGCTcatccccctcccctgcagccagagGAGGAGCCGAGGCGCTTCTCCGCTCCCCGCGGCATCGCCTCGCCTTACCTGCAGCACCATCTGCAGCGTCTCCCCGAAAAAGGGGAGCCCCATGGTGCCCGGGGGCAACGGGAGCGGGCAGTTGGGGTCGCGGCCGCTTACGCAGTACAGGTCCCAGAGCTTGACGGCGGCCAGAAAgagcagcaggggcagcaggaaggTGCACAGGGCGCTGGTGACCAGAGCGGAGAAGCCCATGGCTGGGAAGTGAGTCCGGTCCGGTCCAGCCCGGCCCCCCGGGAGCTCCGAGTGCGCGGGCCGGGCTCGCCGCGGGCCGCCTTTTATACCCTTCCCAGGTTGCTGCCCACCCTACCTTGGTCCGATAAATTAGTTCACCCAAAGTTCATCTTTAATTGCGGATTGCGGCCTGGCTCCTCCCCCCGAAATCTTTAACCGTTTGCTTTGCGCGACGCATCCTGCCCGCCGCAGACAGCCGCCGGGGCGGGAAAGGTGCTGCCGGGCGCGGCGGCTCCGGGCTCGCTGAGCGAGCGGGCTGCGGGCCGCCGCCAACAGTTGTGGGCCGGGGGCCGGCCGCCCCTTCGGATTTATCGCCGATGCTCGTTAGAGACCAGCAGGTTGTACGGAGAAACGTCCCGCTCCAGCGCTGGGAGCCTGGCTGCCCGGAGACACCTACCCCCGGCGGCGCTCCCCGGCCGGTGCCGGTGCGCTCTCCTTCGCCGGCCGGGAACGGCGAGCCAGCGGCCGGAGCCGGGAGAAGCCGggcgggtgctggggggcggACGGGGCGGGCGGTCCCCGGTGCCGGCGGAGCGCCGCGGCCCGCCGGGCAGAGCCTCAGCTGTGCCGCCGCATCGGCGGAGGAGCCTCTGCTGTCCTCTGATTCACCTCGAAAGGCCCGGCTTGTGTTTCTGCCGGCCACGGAGGAAGGAGCCGCGGGCAGCTGTCCGACTCAGCCTCCCGGTGCAGGTTCAAGCGCGGGTCACGGAGGGAAAGGGAGGTGAGCGCGGAAAGGAAACACCCAACCCGCCGTGCCCGGCTCCTCTCTCTGGGATCCGCTGCCCGCCCCCACTCGGGGCTCGCCGGCATCCCGGGGCCGTCGGGGCTGCCGCGGCCGGGTAGAGGCGCTCGGCACCGGCCGGGCAGCCCGCCTGCAGCCGCAGCGAGGAGCGGCTCCCTCCCGGAGCCGGCGGGCAGGCCTCGGCGGTCGCTctgcggcgcggagcggcggctcCGGCCGGGAGGAGCGGGACGGGCTGCGCGGAGGCTGCGCTCGCTGGGGCTGCCGCTGGGTCCCGGCACAGGAGGCGCCGCCCGGGGGACGCGGCCGCCGGGGAAGGGGCGCCCGGCACAGAGcgcggctgcggggccgcggACGGAGAGAGGgacggggccgccgagcgctccgcTGGGCGCGGCTGCTACCACTAACCTATCGTGGtcgcttttttttgtttttgtttttccgcttttttcttcttctcccgttccttttgctttcttgctaCCAGAGAAGCTCAATAAATGCTggaagctctgtgtgtgtgtgtttgtgtaggGGAGGGGGAGATGTcacatttaattattatttttctgacagCGCACCACTCGAGACCCTCCCTCCTCTTACGATGCTTtgtgggagcggggctgcccgcctccgccgcccctcgcccgggaggggacccccccacctccccccggGGGTACTTCCTCGCCCCGGCGGCGCGCAGCCCTCGGGGGAcggggcggctccgcggggcccggccggcgCTGGCCCGGAGCGGCGGCCGCGCCCTGACCCGGCGCTCTCCCCTTGCCGGGCGCTGACCTGCTTGTGACCTACAACACGGACCGTGACATCTGCGTGAACCCGGCCGGCAACTGCGCCAAGTTCACTGTCTATCAAAATAACGAGATACGGTGGCCTGAGCACCGATAATTGCCACAGGAAGGCTTTATTATCTCCCCAGCTGTGTATTCCCCAGCCATCGGCTCGAAAAGAATCAAATGGTAAAGAGTGAAAGGGATAATTAAAAACATCTTGGAAGAGGGTCAGAAAATTAACAGCCTAATATGAACAAACTTTGATTACAAGTAACAATTATTACACTTCATTTGTAAATGCTTGTGTTTATCTGCAAACAAAATCAGTTTCAAGTCttttatcagtttcttttttttttttttttaactagattCATGTTACATTTTTCAGCGGGTGGCTACAGGGCTTGTTAGCGCTCAGGGTAATTTTTAAGTGCGCTGCTGGAGGAGCCCCGGCCCTACCGCACCCGGTGCTGGGTGCTGcaagcccagccctgcccacagccctgcctgtggTGGGAGCCTGCACGGCCTGCGGGTCACAGCCGCCAGGCCAGTAGCTCTTGCTAATTGAAGTTAGTCATTGCCACTTGCAGCCACCACCTGATTGCACCTCTGATAGCCAGAAAGATTCACCTTTCAGGACAAGGTCGGGAGGGGCAGAGGCTCTGGTTCACTACGGGGTCGACCTGCCAACAGCACTTAACTCAGCCCTGCGGTTCAACCTCCTCCAGATTTGACCTGTCACATTTGGGAGCCACATTTCTGCCCCAGGTAGCACTGTGCTCGCTGTGCAGCCCTCTGACAGCTAACGGCTGCACACACCCTGCTGCAGTGCCCCGGCACAGACCTGCAAGGGGGACCGGCCAAGGCAAGGTCATTTGTAGCCTGGCATTGGAGCAGGATGATGACAAAAGATTCAGGGGATGGGGGAGCTCCCCTGAGCCTTGCCAGAGGGACTCTGTCCTCATGCCACATTTCTGCCCTCGCAGGTGAGGCTGCTGCTGGTTCTTCACCCAGAGCACACCATGTCACCAGGACCAGGAGGCACTGGAGGGACAAGGTCTGTCCCCTCATTTCCCCCACTGCTTCCACGCAGGACACATGACAGTGGggaacagaggtgaagctgaaAGGAGCTTGTAAACACATTGCAGTGGGGCAAGGatctgggctcagctctgttCTGAATGCAGAAGCAACAGGACTCCATTTTGCATGGCCGAGAAATACCCTGTGTTTCAGCGAGGCAGGTTGTACTCAAAAGCCACCTAAAAAGGTGCCCTCAGCAACCAGGCTTAGCTCCAGGTACCACCCCTTAGATGGACCCACAGAGCTGCTGTCCTGGCACTCTCCCTGTCAGCTAAGCTGCAGGAGGTGACATGGTCAGGCTGGCCTGTGTCACCTTGCAAACGCCCCCTCTGCAATGTGAACAGCATCATCAGGAACAGGGGACTTTCTaccacaaatcatacatattcagaAATGTccattttccaaatatttattccCCAAAGCCCCCCCTGCTGCTTCAGTCTGATCCCTCGGtcaggctgcagctggggagTGCGTCCTGTGGGGAACCCAGACAGGGGCTTCATGGCAGACCccgagcagcagcacagcactcaGACACAACATACACAGCTACTACTACTGGGTGAATGAGACATGTCCTCTTTGTGCCAGCTCTAATAGGAAGTACAGGAATGAGattaaatatttacaataaaaaCCACTTTACACCCTATTATTCTAGCTACAGCTGATGCCATAGATTGAGCAGCCCTGGCTTGTGTTTTCCTGCAGACCCCCCCTAATCTTCCCTCTTCATACATCTAAAAAGCTACAGTGTGCAGGATATCTGTCCGGCCTCTCCTATAACACACCCACAGGAGATAACCCTGGGACAGAAAAGCTCTGGGAGCCTTAGCTGTCAGGCTGGGAGTTTTGCCTCCCATCCCCTGTAGCTGGAGAcctgtgtggggcaggggcaggctgaGCCCCCAAGGGGGGGTTGTCTCTGCCAGCAGTTTCaacaggttttttcccccaggctggggctgagggTCACCCCCATGCTCAGGAGCAGGACTCTGCAGGACCCCCTCTATACCAGCTTCCACaccaggaggggaaaaataaaaagaccttTGGGGTTTTGCTCTCCAGCGACCAGTGTCATACCCAGCCTGGGACAGAAGAGacctgcccccagcagcagtgTAGGGACACCGATGCCAGGGCTGAGGGGTACAGCGTACCCCTGACTCAGGCCTTGCTGCCGTGGCTGGGCTGCAAGGGGTGGAAGTAGAGCTGCAGCCCATCATCGATGGGGTGCACGATGGGCACGGTCTGCATGGTGGGATAGCCGGGGGTGGCCAGCTCCCAGCGGGCTGTGCTGACCAGCTCGATGGCCAGCAACTTGAGGATAGCTTGTGCCAGCTCCTTGCCAATACAGCTCCGTGCTCCACCGCCAAAGGGGATGTAATGGAAGCGGCCCATGGCCTCCGTCCGGGCAGCACTGAAGCGGTCTGGGTCGAagctgctgggggggctctggtAGATGGCAGCTGTCTCATGTGTGTCACGGATGCTGTACATGACACTCCAGCCTTTGGGGATCTGGTAGCCCTGggtggggagagaagagggaaggagaggagcatTACATACCTGTGCAGCCAGCTGTGCTAGTGGAGGGTGAGCAGAGGGTGCCTGGGGACAGCCCCACCACATTGCCCAACTGCTTTGCAGCTTCTtttctccccagcccagctgggaCCCACAGAGGTTGCTGGGTGCCACCTTCCCCTGAACTACACTGCCAGGCACCATCACTGTGCCAGGCACTGAGCTTGCAGGcagtggcaggcagcagctccctaGCAGTCCGCTGGCATGCGGCACACTTACATCCAGCTCGAAAGTCTGCAGTGCTGTCCTGTAGCCTCCGGAGACAGGGGGCAGCACCCGCAGCACCTCCTTAATCACACAGTCCAGGTAGCGCAGGCGGCTCAGCTTCTCCAGGCTGATGTccgaggggcagcagcagctctgccctttcGGTGCCCGGAGCTGGGGGCCAGCACAGGGGAGGGTGGGCTCCAGCGGGGCACAGGGCTGGAGGGAACCTTCCTCCGTGGGGCTCCGGGGCTGGCTCTGGTCCTCACGAGCATCTTTGGCTATGGGGCAGAGAAGTGGCTTCTCGCTGTCCTTGCTCTGGGCGGTCAGGGTGTCCGGGCAGGGTCCTCCAGGACAGCACTTACACTGTTGGTACAGCTCGTGGGACATCAGCTCCTGCCTTATTTTTTCAATCACTGAGGGGTGCTTCAGTAGCAGGAGGATCAGAGAGGTGCTGGCACTAGCCGTggtgaaaaaagcagcaaatatgaGCTCAATTGCTGACTcctgggagaggaaggaaggtgaCAAGTTTGAATGCCATTTTAAACTGGTTGTGATTCAGATTGTTTCCACCTTTTGCAGGTTTTGTCCCTGTGCAGagggccctgccccgc comes from Athene noctua chromosome 5, bAthNoc1.hap1.1, whole genome shotgun sequence and encodes:
- the CYP26C1 gene encoding cytochrome P450 26C1 isoform X1; its protein translation is MPAGLSWPEAAALALLAPALLVALCRHLWALRWSLSRDRASALPLPRGSMGWPFFGETLHWLLQGSRFHSSRRERYGNVFKTHLLGRPVVRVTGAENVRKILLGEHTLVSTQWPQSTQIILGSHTLLSSIGDLHRQRRKILARVFSRTALESYLPRIQKVVSWELRGWCMEPGSIAVYSSAKTLTFRIAARILLGLRLEEKQLKDLAKTFEQLVENLFSLPLNIPFSGLRKGIKARDMLHEFMEKAIQEKLQRNNPEDHSDALDFIINSAKEHGKEFTIQELKESAIELIFAAFFTTASASTSLILLLLKHPSVIEKIRQELMSHELYQQCKCCPGGPCPDTLTAQSKDSEKPLLCPIAKDAREDQSQPRSPTEEGSLQPCAPLEPTLPCAGPQLRAPKGQSCCCPSDISLEKLSRLRYLDCVIKEVLRVLPPVSGGYRTALQTFELDGYQIPKGWSVMYSIRDTHETAAIYQSPPSSFDPDRFSAARTEAMGRFHYIPFGGGARSCIGKELAQAILKLLAIELVSTARWELATPGYPTMQTVPIVHPIDDGLQLYFHPLQPSHGSKA
- the CYP26C1 gene encoding cytochrome P450 26C1 isoform X5, giving the protein MPAGLSWPEAAALALLAPALLVALCRHLWALRWSLSRDRASALPLPRGSMGWPFFGETLHWLLQILARVFSRTALESYLPRIQKVVSWELRGWCMEPGSIAVYSSAKTLTFRIAARILLGLRLEEKQLKDLAKTFEQLVENLFSLPLNIPFSGLRKGIKARDMLHEFMEKAIQEKLQRNNPEDHSDALDFIINSAKEHGKEFTIQELKESAIELIFAAFFTTASASTSLILLLLKHPSVIEKIRQELMSHELYQQCNCCCPSDISLEKLSRLRYLDCVIKEVLRVLPPVSGGYRTALQTFELDGYQIPKGWSVMYSIRDTHETAAIYQSPPSSFDPDRFSAARTEAMGRFHYIPFGGGARSCIGKELAQAILKLLAIELVSTARWELATPGYPTMQTVPIVHPIDDGLQLYFHPLQPSHGSKA
- the CYP26A1 gene encoding cytochrome P450 26A1, which encodes MGFSALVTSALCTFLLPLLLFLAAVKLWDLYCVSGRDPNCPLPLPPGTMGLPFFGETLQMVLQRRKFLQMKRRKYGFIYKTHLFGRPTVRVMGAENVRHILLGEHRLVSVQWPASVRTILGSGCLSNLHNGQHKHRKKVIMRAFSRDALQHYVPVIQEEVSACLAQWLGTAGPCLLVYPEVKRLMFRIAMRILLGFQPRQASPDGEQQLVEAFEEMIRNLFSLPIDVPFSGLYRGLRARNIIHAKIEENIRAKMACKEPEGGYKDALQLLMEHTQGNGEQLNMQELKESATELLFGGHETTASAATSLIAFLGLHHDVLQKVRKELQVKGLLCSPNQEKQLDMEVLEQLKYTGCVIKETLRLSPPVPGGFRIALKTLELNGYQIPKGWNVIYSICDTHDVADLFTDKDEFNPDRFMSPSPEDSSRFSFIPFGGGLRSCVGKEFAKVLLKIFTVELARSCDWQLLNGPPTMKTGPIVYPVDNLPTKFIGFSGQI